ATATGCACCAATTGTGAAATATGCCTCCATATATTGCCTCCAATCAATCTTGTTAACCGAACAACAAGCCAATACATGTGAACATGGACGATGGTACAATAGCCACATATTGCAAGAACAAGATTGATCTTCTGGTCGTTCTCCAAGACATACTACAGCCCGCCGTTCACCATGTTGATTATTTTCCGCACCTCTTGTTCTTGTTGTCACCTGAAATGTAGGAGGGTCATGATTGAACATCCGAACATGTTGTCGTTTAGCATCTTCATTTTCTCTACTAATGTGACCATAAACCTGTGGAGGCAATTCAGAACCTTGAAGTCTATATTGTTCTGCTTCCATCCTCCTCTTCACGAAATATTTGTTGCACCTATAAAATGTCAGCTGGACAAGTGCAGTAATAGGAAGGAATCTCCCCCCCTTTAGAACACTGTTGAATATTTCTGACATATTTGTAGTCATGTTACCATATCTATGCCCATCATCATACGATAaactccatttttcttttcctgcaCGATCTAGATAATTCCACGCTGCAATGTTTATATCTTTTACTCGCGA
This genomic stretch from Tripterygium wilfordii isolate XIE 37 chromosome 22, ASM1340144v1, whole genome shotgun sequence harbors:
- the LOC119991399 gene encoding uncharacterized protein LOC119991399, whose product is MRDRWPEPVAYHRYCSRHFVSNFHDKFKDVDMKNAVNLMANEPSRQKFDLWMSRVKDINIAAWNYLDRAGKEKWSLSYDDGHRYGNMTTNMSEIFNSVLKGGRFLPITALVQLTFYRCNKYFVKRRMEAEQYRLQGSELPPQVYGHISRENEDAKRQHVRMFNHDPPTFQVTTRTRGAENNQHGERRAVVCLGERPEDQSCSCNMWLLYHRPCSHVLACCSVNKIDWRQYMEAYFTIGAYESSYAPIFCPIPDESGWQIYSGLVVIDDPDQRRSSKGRPKSTRIRNEMDAREGRSSNKCSICGQRGHNKKSHKSTAQSDAS